TCGTCTGGAACATCTACAGGGGAATCCAGACGCTGATCGGCGACGACATCCGGTTTTAGCCGAGGACAAGACCATAAACGGCCCCGACGTTTTTCGCCGAGGCCGTTTTATTTTTTGCCAGGCAGCGGGATAGGGGACAAGCCGGGCTCGGGAGCGGCGCTACCAACGAGGATCCATTGCGGCGGTCAGCGGTCGGGAACCGGCGCATGGCGAGGGACTCGCCGATCTTCCGAAGGCAAGCCGTTCACCCTTGCGCTTCAAGCCTCCGCCATCGGTAACAGCGGATCGCGACCCCGCCGAGCTCCTCCAGCAGTCCGTAATTGGCCCAGGCACCGACGACGGCGCCGATGCCGGGCAGGAGCTGCAGCATTTTGCGGAAATCGATCGCGTCCCTGTACTCCCGCTGGAACGTGTCCCACGGAAACGCTTCGGGAGACGGCGGGCGTCCGCCCTTGTCCCAGTTCCGGACCCGCTCGTATACCTCCCGGCGTTTGTTCGCGCTGGAGAACGCCAACTGAAACACATGCAGCGCGAACAAGCGCTCGCCGCGGTCCCGCGTATCGAACCCGTACAGATGGGCAAGTTCAAACAGGAACCTCATTTTGATTGCGATCAGCGCGGGGAAATCGACCAATCCGAGCATGATGCCGCCCGCCCCCGTGCCCGCGCCTTCGGCGGCGGCGATTTTTTTGTACCGGTCCAGCAGCCGGGCGGCTTCGCCGTCCCGTTCCTTCAATGTCAGCCAACGCTTGGGCGGATCTTTGGGCATAAAGTCGATACCCGTCATGACGGTGCGGACCATCCCTTTCACAGCGGCGGTCAGCGCCGCATCCACTCGCGGCGGCACAAGCCGGTACATGCGGTTCTGCACGGACCGCGTCCACTGCTCCAGCATCCCGCCTTTTGCCCCGAGAAACTGCTTTTCCCACTGCTTCAATTCCATCAGACTCAGCGATTCGTACGCATTCATCGCTTGGCCTCCCTGCATAAGTTCCCTTCGGATTGCTTCACGACATACGAGTACGCGCGCCGCAAATTATCGTTTCCGCCATTCTATGTGATACGGCTCCGAAATTAAACGAGCTGCTCCCGCCGCGGTGAACCCGAACATTTATGTTGTATTTTATGCTTCATGATTGCGTGCCGAATCGAAATATGGTACATATGATACATACTAATTATAAATATGACATGCTATTTAAACGATGCGAGCGGGAGGAGGAGCTTCCATCGAACTGACAGCCAGACAAAACGAATTGCTCCATCTCATCCGCCGCCATGCGCCGATCACCGGAGAGACGCTTGCGGAGATGCTCGGAGTTTCTCGTCCCACCTTGCGGTCGGATCTCGCGATACTCGTCATGCTGGGGCTGGTCGAGGCGAAGCCGAAGGTGGGATATTTCCCCGGCAAAAAGCTGGAGCGCGAGCATCCGCAAGCTGCCCGTCTGCTCGACATGCGCGTGAAGGACGTCATGAGTCTGCCGTCCGTCGTGCGGAGCTCGGATACGGTTTCGGATGCCGCCGTTACGATCTTTATGCGCGATGTCGGAAGTCTTGCGGTGCTGGATGAGGAAGGACTGCTGACGGGCGTCGTGTCGCGCAAGGATCTGCTGAAGGTTTTTCTCGCCGGAGGGGCCAATGCGGGGCAACTGCCTGTCGTGACGGCGATGACCCGTCAGGCGAATCTCGTCACCGTGGAACCCGAGACCCGTCTGGCTGAAGCGGCCCGCATCCTGATCCGGTACCATATCGACGGAGTTCCGGTCGTGAGGCCGGCGCAGAACCGCTCCGGCGAGCCCCGGTACGAGGTTGTCGGCAGGCTGACGAAGACGCATCTGACATCGATATTCGTCGATTGGCTCGATTCGCTCTCGGGGGCGGAATGACGGGACGGCACAGGGGGATGAACGCCATGATGGAACGCAGACAAGTGGTCTATATATGTTCCGACGCCACGGGGGAGACGGCGGAGACGGTCACGCGGGCGGCGGCCCGGCAGTTCGGAACGGGCAAGGTAAGGATCTGCCGTTACGGGCAGATTAAGCATGAGGACGACATCCGCCGGATTGTCGACGAGGCGGCGGAGGCAGGCGGGTTCGTCGCCTATACGCTGGTTCAGCCGGAGCTCCGGGAGACGATGCGGCAGGAGGGCGTGCGCGCGGGCGTGCGGACGGTCGACATTCTCGGTCCGCTGCTGCAGGCGTTTGTGGACACGTTCCACGACGCTCCCCGGCGCGAGCCGGGGCTGCTGCATCAGGTTGACGAGGAATATTTCCGACGTATCGAAGCGATCGAGTTCGCGGTCCGATGCGACGACGGGAAAGACGTCAAAGGTTATACCGAAGCGGATATTTTGCTGATCGGCGTCTCCCGGACGTCGAAAACCCCGCTCAGCATGTTCCTCGCGCACAAGGGCTACCGGGTCGCCAACCTGCCGCTGGCGCCCGAGATCAAGCCGCCGGACGAGCTTTTCCAGGTTCCGGCGGAGCGCATCGTCGGGCTGACGATGGACGCCGAGGCGCTCCGCCGGATCCGCAGCGAGCGGCTGAAATCGCTGGGGCTGCCGGAAGACGCTTTATACGCGCGAATCCATCGCGTGAACGAGGAGATCGAATACGCGGAGCGGATTATGCGCGAATTGGCGTGCCGCGTCATCGACGTGACGGGACGGGCGATCGAAGAAACGGCCGGACTTATCATGAATCAGGAGTAGCGGAGGGAACGAGCATGGAAAGGGAATTGGCGTTAGAGATCGTCAGGGTGACGGAGCTTGCGGCGTTGGCGTCCGCCCCCTGGATGGGACGCGGCAACAAAAATGCGGCTGACGATGCGGCGACCAAAGCGATGCGGGCGATGTTCGACTCCGTGTCGATCCAGGGAACGGTCGTCATCGGCGAGGGAGAGATGGACGAAGCGCCGATGCTTTACATCGGGGAGAAAGTCGGA
Above is a window of Paenibacillus thermoaerophilus DNA encoding:
- a CDS encoding EcsC family protein, coding for MNAYESLSLMELKQWEKQFLGAKGGMLEQWTRSVQNRMYRLVPPRVDAALTAAVKGMVRTVMTGIDFMPKDPPKRWLTLKERDGEAARLLDRYKKIAAAEGAGTGAGGIMLGLVDFPALIAIKMRFLFELAHLYGFDTRDRGERLFALHVFQLAFSSANKRREVYERVRNWDKGGRPPSPEAFPWDTFQREYRDAIDFRKMLQLLPGIGAVVGAWANYGLLEELGGVAIRCYRWRRLEAQG
- a CDS encoding helix-turn-helix transcriptional regulator → MRAGGGASIELTARQNELLHLIRRHAPITGETLAEMLGVSRPTLRSDLAILVMLGLVEAKPKVGYFPGKKLEREHPQAARLLDMRVKDVMSLPSVVRSSDTVSDAAVTIFMRDVGSLAVLDEEGLLTGVVSRKDLLKVFLAGGANAGQLPVVTAMTRQANLVTVEPETRLAEAARILIRYHIDGVPVVRPAQNRSGEPRYEVVGRLTKTHLTSIFVDWLDSLSGAE
- a CDS encoding pyruvate, water dikinase regulatory protein, with product MMERRQVVYICSDATGETAETVTRAAARQFGTGKVRICRYGQIKHEDDIRRIVDEAAEAGGFVAYTLVQPELRETMRQEGVRAGVRTVDILGPLLQAFVDTFHDAPRREPGLLHQVDEEYFRRIEAIEFAVRCDDGKDVKGYTEADILLIGVSRTSKTPLSMFLAHKGYRVANLPLAPEIKPPDELFQVPAERIVGLTMDAEALRRIRSERLKSLGLPEDALYARIHRVNEEIEYAERIMRELACRVIDVTGRAIEETAGLIMNQE